A stretch of the Gracilinanus agilis isolate LMUSP501 chromosome 4, AgileGrace, whole genome shotgun sequence genome encodes the following:
- the DXO gene encoding decapping and exoribonuclease protein isoform X1 codes for MEEPMESQGAKRGAGELKDGATGGPSKRSRPAPSLPTEASLYAGPFPFYRRPSELGCFSLDAERRYHGDSRALRYFAPPPAHGSAPDFDLREGYPERYRPRNEEIREGLDHLLRWLLEHRGQLEGGPGWLAGAVVTWRGHLTKLLTTPYELREGWQLAASRLQGTLYLSEVETPAARAQRLNRPSLLRELMYMGYKFEQYMCADTPGGSPDPSGEVNTNIAFCSVFRSRLGTHPLLFSGEVDCIDPKAPSTQPPACYVELKTSKEMHSPGQWKSFYRHKLLKWWAQSFLPGVPRVVAGFRDPEGSVRSFRTFPTMEMFELIRSDREGWNPSVCMNFCAAFLSFAQSTVTQDDPRLVHLFSWEPGGPVTVSVHHGAPYAFLPTWYVDAVTQNVPSPPKTPCPED; via the exons ATGGAG GAGCCTATGGAGTCCCAGGGTGCCAAGCGAGGAGCCGGGGAGTTGAAAGATGGGGCGACAGGGGGCCCTTCCAAACGGAGTCGCCCGGCCCCTTCGCTGCCCACCGAGGCCTCCCTCTACGCTGGCCCCTTCCCCTTCTACCGCCGCCCATCGGAGCTGGGCTGCTTCTCCTTGGACGCTGAGCGCCGTTACCACGGGGACTCCCGGGCACTGCGCTACTTTGCTCCTCCCCCAGCCCACGGTTCAGCTCCTGATTTCGACCTCCGGGAGGGCTACCCCGAGCGCTACCGGCCCCGGAACGAGGAGATCCGGGAAGGGCTGGATCACCTGCTTCGATGGCTCCTGGAGCACCGAGGCCAGCTAGAGGG GGGCCCAGGCTGGTTGGCAGGAGCAGTGGTGACATGGCGTGGGCATTTGACAAAGCTGCTGACAACACCCTATGAGCTTCGGGAAGGCTGGCAACTTGCAGCCTCACGGTTACAGGGCACCCTTTACCTGAGTGAGGTGGAGACCCCTGCTGCTAGGGCACAGAGACTCAATCGTCCTTCACTCCTCCGAGAACTCATGTACATGGGCTATAAATTTGAACAGTACATGTGTGCAG ACACACCTGGGGGTTCTCCTGACCCTTCTGGAGAGGTCAACACCAATATTGCATTCTGCTCAGTGTTCCGAAGTCGATTAGGAACCCATCCCCTGCTCTTCTCTGGGGAGGTGGACTGCATAGACCCCAAAGCCCCATCCACACAGCCACCTGCCTGCTATGTGGAGCTCAAGACCTCAAAAGAAATGCACAGCCCTGGCCAGTGGAAGAGCTTCTACCG acacaagctcttgaaatggtGGGCTCAGTCATTCTTGCCTGGGGTTCCACGTGTGGTTGCTGGCTTCCGAGATCCTGAAGGTTCTGTCCGATCATTCCGAACTTTTCCTACCATGGAGATGTTTGAACTTATCAGG TCTGACCGAGAAGGCTGGAATCCCTCTGTATGTATGAACTTCTGTGCTGCTTTCCTCAGCTTTGCCCAAAGCACAGTCACCCAAGATGaccccag GCTTGTCCACCTCTTCTCCTGGGAGCCAGGTGGCCCTGTTACGGTGTCTGTTCATCATGGTGCTCCCTATGCCTTTCTGCCTACCTGGTATGTGGACGCTGTGACCCAGAACGTCCCTTCACCTCCTAAGACACCCTGCCCAGAGGACTAA
- the NELFE gene encoding negative elongation factor E — protein MLVLPPGLSEEEEALQKKFSKLKKKKKALLALKKQSNSSTASQGGVKRSLSEQPVVDTATATEQAKQLVKSGAISAIKAETKNSGFKRSRTLEGKLKDPEKGPAPTFQPFQRSISADDDLQESSRRPQRKSLYESFVSSSDRLRELGPDGEESEGPGGGDGPPRSFDWGFEERSGPPTSASPPRSRSRDRSHERNRDRDRDRDRDKDRDRDRDRDRDKDRDRDRERDRDRDRDRDRDRDRDRDRDRDRDRDRDRDRDRDRDRDREGPFRRSDSFPEYRGPRKGNTLYVSGTDMTPTLLRGAFSPFGNIIDLSMDPPRNCAFVTYEKMESADQAIAELNGTKVESVQLKVSIARKQPMLDAATGNSVWGSLAVQSSPKGCHRDKRTQIVYNDDVYKENLVDGF, from the exons ATGTTGGTGCTGCCCCCAGGACTGAGTGAGGAAGAAGAAGCATTGCAGAAGAAATTCAGCAAACTCAAGAAAAAG AAAAAAGCATTATTGGCTCTTAAGAAGCAGAGTAATAGTAGCACAGCCAGCCAGGGAGGTGTCAAACGCT CTCTGTCGGAGCAACCCGTAGTAGATACAGCCACAGCAACAGAGCAGGCTAAACAACTGGTAAAATCAGGAGCCATCAGTGCCATTAAAGCAGAAACCAAGAATTCGGGCTTCAAGCGGTCACGGACTCTGGAAGGAaaattgaag GACCCAGAGAAGGGCCCAGCCCCAACTTTTCAACCATTTCAGAGAAGCATCTCTGCTGATGATGACTTGCAGGAG tCATCCAGACGTCCCCAGAGGAAGTCTCTATATGAGAG CTTTGTGTCATCCAGTGATCGTCTTCGGGAACTAGGACCAGATGGGGAGGAATCAGAAGGTCCAGGGGGTGGTGATGGTCCTCCTCGAAGCTTTGACTGGGGCTTTGAGGAACGGAGTGGTCCCCCCACTTCAGCCTCCCCACCCCGAAGCCGAAGTCGAGATCGAAGCCATGAGAGGAACCGGGATCGAGATAGGGACCGGGACAGAGACAAGGACCGTGATCGGGACAGAGACCGGGATCGGGACAAGGACCGGGACAGGGACAGAGAACGGGACAGGGACCGGGATAGGGACCGGGACAGAGATCGAGACAGGGACCGAGACCGAGATCGAGACAGAGACCGGGATCGAGACCGGGATCGGGACAGAGACCGAGACCGGGATCGAGAGGGCCCTTTCCGAA GGTCTGATTCATTCCCTGAGTACCGAGGCCCACGTAAGGGGAACACCTTGTATGTATCTGGAACAGATATGACACCCACTCTACTTCGTGGAGCCTTCTCACCCTTTGGGAACATCATTGACCTCTCCATGGACCCACCCCGAAA CTGTGCTTTTGTCACCTATGAAAAGATGGAATCAGCAGATCAAGCAATAGCTGAG CTCAATGGGACCAAGGTAGAATCTGTGCAACTCAAGGTTAGCATCGCTCGTAAGCAGCCCATGCTAGATGCTGCCACTGGCAATTCTGTCTGGGGCTCCCTCG
- the STK19 gene encoding serine/threonine-protein kinase 19 — MSRKRPRLVPETFGSRRRRGPGGAGEEPLGGEAGSVLRALRELGELFPRLLFQDALPPIALKSQVYSLVPDRTAADRQLRELRELGEVRVIQLGFDADAQGIVFTEDFRTKALASCRGRSFEGTVQRFLASVLPACGDLSFHQDQMTQTFGFRDCEITQLVNAGVLTVRDAGSWWLSVPGAGRFVKYFVKGRQAVLGMVRKSKYRELPLSELLARRAPLSVRLGLPYHVHDLIGGQLLDIVPTTSGTLLRLPET, encoded by the exons ATGAGCCGGAAACGGCCTCGGCTCGTCCCGGAAACTTTCGGGTCTAGGAGGCGACGAGGACCTGGAGGAGCTGGAGAGGAGCCTCTGGGGGGCGAGGCAG GGTCGGTGCTCCGGGCCCTGCGTGAGCTGGGTGAGCTGTTCCCCCGGCTCCTGTTCCAGGACGCGCTGCCTCCCATCGCCCTCAAGAGCCAGGTGTACAGCCTAGTGCCGGACCGGACCGCGGCCGATAGGCAGTTG AGAGAACTTCGAGAACTAGGGGAGGTTAGAGTGATTCAACTTGGCTTTGATGCTGATGCTCAGGGGATTGTCTTCACTGAGGACTTCAGGACCaaa GCCCTAGCATCTTGCAGGGGTCGGTCATTTGAAGGGACAGTGCAGAGATTTCTGGCCTCAGTGCTTCCAGCCTGTGGAGATCTCAGCTTTCATCAGGATCAGATGACTCAAACCTTTGGCTTTAGGGATTGTGAGATCAC GCAGCTGGTAAATGCTGGAGTCCTCACAGTCCGAGATGCTGGGAGCTGGTGGCTATCAGTGCCAGGAGCTGGaagatttgtaaagtattttgtcaaag GGCGACAGGCAGTACTTGGGATGGTTCGAAAGTCCAAGTATCGGGAGTTGCCCCTTTCTGAGCTCCTTGCTAGACGAGCTCCTCTGTCTGTGAGGCTTGGCCTTCCCTACCATGTACATGATCTAATTGGAGGGCAGTTGCTTGACAT TGTCCCTACCACATCTGGGACTCTCCTTCGCCTGCCTGAGACATGA
- the DXO gene encoding decapping and exoribonuclease protein isoform X2, translating into MESQGAKRGAGELKDGATGGPSKRSRPAPSLPTEASLYAGPFPFYRRPSELGCFSLDAERRYHGDSRALRYFAPPPAHGSAPDFDLREGYPERYRPRNEEIREGLDHLLRWLLEHRGQLEGGPGWLAGAVVTWRGHLTKLLTTPYELREGWQLAASRLQGTLYLSEVETPAARAQRLNRPSLLRELMYMGYKFEQYMCADTPGGSPDPSGEVNTNIAFCSVFRSRLGTHPLLFSGEVDCIDPKAPSTQPPACYVELKTSKEMHSPGQWKSFYRHKLLKWWAQSFLPGVPRVVAGFRDPEGSVRSFRTFPTMEMFELIRSDREGWNPSVCMNFCAAFLSFAQSTVTQDDPRLVHLFSWEPGGPVTVSVHHGAPYAFLPTWYVDAVTQNVPSPPKTPCPED; encoded by the exons ATGGAGTCCCAGGGTGCCAAGCGAGGAGCCGGGGAGTTGAAAGATGGGGCGACAGGGGGCCCTTCCAAACGGAGTCGCCCGGCCCCTTCGCTGCCCACCGAGGCCTCCCTCTACGCTGGCCCCTTCCCCTTCTACCGCCGCCCATCGGAGCTGGGCTGCTTCTCCTTGGACGCTGAGCGCCGTTACCACGGGGACTCCCGGGCACTGCGCTACTTTGCTCCTCCCCCAGCCCACGGTTCAGCTCCTGATTTCGACCTCCGGGAGGGCTACCCCGAGCGCTACCGGCCCCGGAACGAGGAGATCCGGGAAGGGCTGGATCACCTGCTTCGATGGCTCCTGGAGCACCGAGGCCAGCTAGAGGG GGGCCCAGGCTGGTTGGCAGGAGCAGTGGTGACATGGCGTGGGCATTTGACAAAGCTGCTGACAACACCCTATGAGCTTCGGGAAGGCTGGCAACTTGCAGCCTCACGGTTACAGGGCACCCTTTACCTGAGTGAGGTGGAGACCCCTGCTGCTAGGGCACAGAGACTCAATCGTCCTTCACTCCTCCGAGAACTCATGTACATGGGCTATAAATTTGAACAGTACATGTGTGCAG ACACACCTGGGGGTTCTCCTGACCCTTCTGGAGAGGTCAACACCAATATTGCATTCTGCTCAGTGTTCCGAAGTCGATTAGGAACCCATCCCCTGCTCTTCTCTGGGGAGGTGGACTGCATAGACCCCAAAGCCCCATCCACACAGCCACCTGCCTGCTATGTGGAGCTCAAGACCTCAAAAGAAATGCACAGCCCTGGCCAGTGGAAGAGCTTCTACCG acacaagctcttgaaatggtGGGCTCAGTCATTCTTGCCTGGGGTTCCACGTGTGGTTGCTGGCTTCCGAGATCCTGAAGGTTCTGTCCGATCATTCCGAACTTTTCCTACCATGGAGATGTTTGAACTTATCAGG TCTGACCGAGAAGGCTGGAATCCCTCTGTATGTATGAACTTCTGTGCTGCTTTCCTCAGCTTTGCCCAAAGCACAGTCACCCAAGATGaccccag GCTTGTCCACCTCTTCTCCTGGGAGCCAGGTGGCCCTGTTACGGTGTCTGTTCATCATGGTGCTCCCTATGCCTTTCTGCCTACCTGGTATGTGGACGCTGTGACCCAGAACGTCCCTTCACCTCCTAAGACACCCTGCCCAGAGGACTAA
- the SKIV2L gene encoding helicase SKI2W, giving the protein MLETERLVLPPRGPLDLPLCALELGCTGRWELLSPPQVSDPPAGTLSHGLPPCAPELQGETEQLFLSSPEWLPLHGVERVAWKWQRKTDPWSLLGLPGAPVPSDLQAQRHPTTGRVLGYREVLLEDTNLSATTSLSLRRPPGPPSQALWGNPTHYPFWPGGMDEPTIADLSTCGDSEEEIDFEKDLLTIPPGFKKGVDFTPKNHSTPASGLLSLSRLLEPLELGGGEEEEEETAGRLGGPGGDSVTTATSEPLLVRASSLEDLVLKEASTPMPPPEPPKPPLLEQWAIPVDITSPVGDFYRLIPQPAFQWPFEPDVFQKQAILHLERHDSVFVAAHTSAGKTVVAEYAIALAQKHMTRTIYTSPIKALSNQKFRDFRNTFGDVGLLTGDVQLHPEASCLIMTTEILRSMLYSGSDVIRDLEWVIFDEVHYINDAERGVVWEEVLIMLPDHVSIILLSATVPNALEFADWIGRLKRRHLYVISTAARPVPLEHFLFTGNSPKTQGELFLLLDSRGIFHTKGYYAAVEAKKERTSKHAQTFGAKQPMHQGGPGQDRGIYLSLLASLRSRAQLPVVVFTFSRGRCDEQASGLSSLDLTTSSEKSEIHLFLQRCLARLRGSDRQLPQVLHMSELLRRGLGVHHSGILPILKEIVEMLFSRGLVKVLFATETFAMGVNMPARTVVFDSMRKHDGATFRDLLPGEYVQMAGRAGRRGLDPTGTVILLCKGRVPEMADLHRMMLGKPSQLQSQFRLTYTMILNLLRVDALRVEDMMKRSFSEFPSRKDSKAHEQTLAELTKRLGNLEEPDTSGQLVDLPEYYSWGEELTETRGMIQRRIMESVNGLKSLSVGRVVVVKNQEHKNALGVILQVSSDTTNRVFTTLILCEKQPLEGPLPVSSSSHDVPYPEDLVGHKLFLPEGPCDHTVAKLQPGDIIAITTKMLRVNGERILEDFSKRQQPRFKKDPPSPAVTSAVQEMLRLAQAHPAGPPALDPVNDLQLKEVSVVEGGLRARKLEELIRGAQCVHSPRFPAQYLRLRERAQIQKEMERLRFLLSDQSLLLLPEYHQRVEVLRTLGYVDGAGTVKLAGRVACAMSSHELLLTELMFDNALSALRPEEIAALLSGLVCQSSGDPGDQLPSTLKQGIERVKDVARRIGEVQVSCGLNQTVEEFVGELNFGLVEVVYEWARGMPFSELAGLSGTPEGLVVRCIQRLAEMCRSLRGAARLVGEPVLGAKMEAAATMLRRDIVFAASLYTQ; this is encoded by the exons ATGCTGGAGACCGAGCGGCTTG TGCTGCCCCCTCGGGGGCCTCTGGACTTGCCCCTCTGTGCCCTGGAGCTCGGATGCACTGGGCGCTGGGAGCTTCTAAGCCCACCCCAGGTTTCGGACCCGCCTGCCGGCACT CTCTCCCATGGGTTACCACCCTGTGCCCCAGAGCTGCAGGGAGAGACTGAGCAACTGTTTCTGTCATCTCCTGAATGGCTGCCCCTGCATGGTGTGGAACGTGTGGCTTG GAAATGGCAGAGGAAGACAGATCCCTGGTCTCTCCTGGGGCTCCCAGGAGCTCCTGTCCCATCAGATCTACAGGCTCAGAGACACCCAACCACTGGCAGAGTCCTGGGCTATAGAGAG GTCCTGTTGGAGGACACAAACCTCTCAGCCACAACTTCCCTGTCTCTACGTCGGCCCCCAGGACCTCCATCCCAGGCCTTATGGGGCAATCCAACACACTATCCATTTTGGCCAG gTGGGATGGATGAACCTACCATAGCAGATCTGAGCACTTGTGGGGACTCTGAGGAAGAGATTGACTTTGAAAAAG ATCTCCTTACCATCCCTCCAGGCTTCAAAAAAGGTGTAGACTTCACCCCAAAGA ATCACTCAACCCCTGCTTCTGGCCTCCTCAGTCTCAGCCGTCTCCTGGAACCCCTTGAactgggtgggggggaggaggaggaagaagagactgCAGGAAGACTGGGGGGACCTGGAGGGGACAGTGTTACAACTGCCACCTCTGAACCCCTATTGGTTCGTGCCAGTAGCCTGGAGGATTTAGTGCTAAAG GAAGCATCAACCCCCATGCCTCCTCCTGAACCTCCAAAGCCCCCACTTTTGGAACAGTGGGCCATTCCTGTGGATATTACTTCACCTGTGGGAGATTTCTACCGGCTCATCCCCCAACCTGCCTTCCAG TGGCCGTTTGAACCAGATGTATTTCAGAAACAGGCTATTCTGCACCTGGAGAGACATGACTCTGTTTTTGTTGCTGCTCACACATCTGCAGGAAAGACTGTTGTGGCTGAATATGCCATTGCCCTTGCCCAGAAACATATGACCCG cACCATTTATACATCACCCATTAAGGCCCTGAGTAATCAGAAGTTCAGAGATTTTCGAAACACATTCGGTGATGTGGGACTCCTCACAGGGGATGTCCAGCTACATCCTGAAGCCTCCTGCCTCATTATGACCACAGAGATCCTTCG TTCCATGCTGTATAGTGGCTCAGATGTGATTCGAGATCTTGAATGGGTGATATTTGATGAAGTCCATTACATCAATGATGCTGAG CGAGGAGTAGTATGGGAAGAAGTCCTCATCATGCTTCCTGATCATGTTTCCATCATTCTCCTCAGTGCCACTGTACCCAATGCCCTTGAATTTGCAGACTGGATTGG GAGGCTGAAGCGTCGGCATCTCTATGTGATCAGCACAGCTGCCCGGCCAGTTCCCCTGGAGCATTTTCTGTTCACTGGGAATAGTCCAAAAACCCAAGGAGAGCTCTTTTTGCTTCTGGATTCTCGAGGGATCTTCCACACCAAAGG GTACTATGCAGCTGTGGAGGCCAAGAAAGAGAGGACCAGCAAACATGCACAGACCTTTGGGGCAAAGCAGCCAATGCATCAAGGTGGGCCTGGACAG GACCGAGGCATATACCTgtccctcctggcttccctgaggAGCCGCGCCCAGCTTCCTGTGGTTGTGTTCACCTTCTCCCGGGGCCGCTGTGATGAGCAGGCATCTGGTCTCAGCTCTCTTGACCTCACCACTAGCTCTGAGAAGAGTGAGATCCACCTCTTCCTGCAGCGATGCCTTGCCCGACTTCGAGGCTCCGACCGCCAGTTACCTCAG GTGCTGCACATGTCAGAGCTCCTTCGCCGGGGCCTAGGTGTCCACCATAGTGGTATTTTGCCTATTCTCAAGGAGATTGTGGAAATGCTTTTCAGTCGTGGTTTGGTCAAG GTCCTATTTGCTACAGAGACCTTTGCTATGGGTGTGAATATGCCAGCCCGGACTGTGGTGTTTGACTCCATGCGCAAACATGATGGTGCAACTTTTCGTGATTTGCTTCCTGGGGAATATGTACAGATGGCAGGGCGGGCAGGGCGTCGTGGCCTGGACCCTACAGGCACTGTCATCTTACTCTGTAAGGGACGTGTGCCTGAGATGGCTGATCTGCATCGGATGATGCTG GGGAAGCCTTCCCAGCTACAGTCCCAATTCCGCCTCACATATACAATGATCCTCAACCTGCTTCGAGTTGATGCACTCAGAGTAGAAGACATGATGAAGAGAAGCTTTTCTGAGTTCCCTTCAAGAAAGGACAGCAAG GCCCATGAGCAGACTTTGGCTGAACTGACAAAACGACTTGGGAACTTGGAGGAGCCAGATACGTCAGGTCAGCTAGTTGATCTTCCTGAATATTACAGCTGGGGGGAAGAACTGACAGAGACTCGAGGCATGATCCAG CGACGGATCATGGAATCAGTGAATGGTCTAAAGTCATTGTCAGTGGGAAGAGTGGTGGTTGTGAAGAATCAGGAGCATAAGAATGCACTAGGAGTGATCTTGCAG GTTTCTTCAGACACCACAAACCGAGTTTTCACAACTTTGATTCTGTGTGAGAAGCAGCCCCTTGAGGGGCCATTGCCAGTCAGTTCCAGCTCCCATGATGTCCCCTATCCTGAGGATCTCGTGGGTCACAAGCTGTTCCTGCCTGAAG GGCCTTGTGATCATACTGTGGCCAAACTTCAACCAGGTGACATCATTGCCATCACAACGAAGATGCTACGGGTGAATGGGGAGCGAATCTTGGAGGATTTTAGCAAGAGACAGCAGCCAAGATTCAA gAAGGACCCTCCTTCTCCAGCTGTGACCTCTGCTGTTCAGGAAATGCTCCGCTTAGCTCAGGCGCACCCAGCAGGGCCCCCAGCCCTGGATCCAGTCAATGACCTGCAGCTAAAGGAGGTGTCAGTGGTAGAGGGTGGACTTCGTGCTCGGAAGCTGGAGGAATTGATCCGAGGTGCTCAGTGTGTACACAGTCCCAGGTTTCCAGCCCAG TACCTGAGACTGCGGGAACGTGCTCAGATccagaaggaaatggagagattACGGTTTCTACTCTCAGACCAGTCACTGCTTCTATTGCCAGAGTATCACCAGCGTGTGGAG GTTCTTCGGACATTGGGCTATGTGGATGGGGCAGGGACCGTGAAGCTGGCAGGGAGGGTGGCATGTGCCATGAGTAGTCATGAACTGCTTCTGACAGAACTCATGTTTGATAATGCCCTGAGTGCCCTTCGGCCAGAGGAGATTGCTGCTCTGCTATCTGGCCTTGTCTGCCAAAGTTCTGGAGATCCTGGAGACCAGTTGCCAAGCACTCTTAAACAG GGCATAGAGCGTGTCAAGGATGTGGCCCGCCGGATTGGTGAGGTTCAGGTATCCTGTGGCCTGAACCAGACTGTGGAAGAATTTGTAGGAGAACTAAACTTTGGGCTGGTTGAAGTTGTGTATGAGTGGGCACGAGGCATG ccTTTCTCTGAGCTGGCAGGGCTTTCAGGGACCCCAGAGGGCCTGGTTGTCAGATGTATCCAGCGCCTAGCAGAGATGTGTCGTTCATTGCGAGGTGCCGCCCGACTGGTAGGGGAACCTGTCCTGGGtgccaagatggaggcagctgcCACAATGCTCCGTCGTGACATTGTCTTTGCTGCCAGTCTCTACACCCAGTGA